From Pseudanabaena sp. PCC 6802, one genomic window encodes:
- a CDS encoding aKG-HExxH-type peptide beta-hydroxylase: MQTLSPEIKRPVKEVVFSSPFLSLERVAFNIAAIENFASQNGHDSNTLSAWDTLRFLQHQDLPLTAKLSINPETVWFCGDSIEFASAVKNLMGNVPIPINHAFNAEEIALFQPAYNDAISRFSTLFPELFASFVLLIRYVIFARRDHYSGGTVSSRIGLIWLSPNKDWSDDEWLENIIHEFVHNALFFEDLVHCIFLAGSTRLEEPDALATSAIRQVKRGYDKSYHSAFVSQTIIEYYLAVGQVEKAASFIFPLVVCVEDLAKNTKLVSEHGKELLMDLCIKVLEKYSMLSSSI; this comes from the coding sequence AGCGTCCAGTAAAGGAAGTTGTCTTCTCTAGTCCATTTTTGTCTTTGGAGAGAGTGGCTTTCAATATTGCTGCGATTGAAAACTTTGCAAGTCAGAACGGTCACGATAGCAATACTCTGAGCGCATGGGACACCCTGAGATTTCTCCAACACCAAGATCTACCTCTAACTGCAAAATTAAGTATTAACCCAGAAACTGTTTGGTTTTGTGGGGATTCAATTGAATTTGCTTCTGCTGTAAAAAACTTGATGGGAAATGTTCCAATCCCCATTAACCATGCCTTCAATGCAGAAGAAATAGCATTATTCCAACCTGCCTATAATGATGCAATATCTAGATTTTCGACACTTTTCCCTGAACTATTTGCATCATTTGTATTACTTATTCGCTATGTAATTTTTGCGCGCAGAGATCATTATAGCGGAGGAACAGTATCAAGTCGAATAGGACTGATCTGGCTTTCTCCTAATAAAGACTGGTCTGATGATGAGTGGCTTGAGAATATAATTCACGAATTTGTTCACAATGCTCTTTTCTTCGAGGATCTTGTTCATTGCATATTTTTGGCTGGAAGTACGCGGCTTGAAGAACCTGATGCTCTTGCAACTAGCGCCATTCGGCAGGTAAAACGTGGCTATGATAAATCGTATCACTCAGCCTTTGTCTCTCAGACGATCATAGAGTATTATCTGGCGGTTGGACAGGTGGAGAAAGCTGCTAGCTTCATCTTCCCACTTGTTGTTTGTGTAGAGGATTTAGCTAAGAACACAAAGTTGGTTTCTGAGCATGGGAAAGAATTACTGATGGATCTTTGTATCAAGGTATTAGAGAAGTACTCAATGTTGAGCAGTAGTATTTAA
- a CDS encoding GrpB family protein, with amino-acid sequence MTDIVRFSNAPIVFTKAESLFTAIVDKLRRILPYAEFQHIGSTAIPGTLTKGDLDIMVRVSQEKFCEADLQLAELFDRNTSSFQSNEFSAFQDVTSDPELGVQLVAIGSEADHFHLWRQLLESNAELRCKYDELKRSFEGQSMESYREAKAQFITDSLRG; translated from the coding sequence GTGACAGACATAGTGCGCTTCTCAAACGCACCGATTGTTTTCACAAAAGCTGAGTCTCTGTTCACCGCAATAGTGGATAAGCTTAGACGCATCCTGCCTTATGCCGAGTTTCAGCATATTGGCAGCACTGCTATCCCTGGAACCTTAACTAAAGGTGATCTTGACATCATGGTACGGGTTTCACAGGAAAAATTTTGTGAGGCAGACCTACAGCTTGCAGAGCTTTTTGATCGAAATACCAGTTCATTTCAAAGCAACGAGTTCTCAGCATTCCAAGATGTCACATCCGATCCTGAATTGGGTGTGCAGCTTGTTGCTATTGGCTCCGAAGCTGACCACTTTCACTTGTGGCGACAGCTACTGGAAAGTAATGCTGAACTAAGATGCAAGTACGATGAGTTAAAGCGGAGTTTTGAGGGGCAGTCTATGGAATCGTACCGTGAAGCAAAAGCGCAGTTTATCACTGATTCTCTCAGGGGCTAA
- a CDS encoding type II toxin-antitoxin system PemK/MazF family toxin, translated as MNRGEVWWINFDPSVGGEIKKERPAVIVSNNAANRNLNRVQVVPITSNVSRIYPSEAMVTLQGHQGKAMADQLTTVSKQRMRKRAGEITSEEMTAVELAIRVQLGLS; from the coding sequence ATGAACAGAGGTGAAGTGTGGTGGATTAATTTCGATCCGTCAGTCGGTGGCGAAATCAAGAAAGAGCGACCCGCAGTTATAGTCAGCAACAATGCTGCAAACCGAAATCTTAACCGAGTTCAGGTTGTGCCGATAACTAGTAATGTGTCTCGAATATACCCAAGTGAAGCAATGGTAACCCTGCAAGGTCATCAAGGGAAGGCAATGGCAGATCAGCTGACAACTGTTTCCAAGCAAAGAATGAGGAAGAGGGCAGGGGAAATAACTTCTGAAGAAATGACTGCTGTGGAATTGGCAATCCGAGTACAGCTTGGGCTGAGCTAA
- a CDS encoding RNA-guided endonuclease InsQ/TnpB family protein has translation MLTRRITFRLYPKPAQEAKLFEWRRLHAYLYNSALADRKDSYQKRGEKVDYFDRQNRLPAFKEVWAEYKELGSHALQATLKRVDFAFQRFFAGLGGYPRFKSIRDYSGWTYPCSSGWKAHTTGNNGYLDLSNLGQIQMRGKARTWGTPSTCTILYRRRKWFASITVQCEPVRETGIGAIGIDFGCLTAAAMSDSTMIENPRFMAKTQTKIKIASKQKRRKQSPNFKKKVKASKRWKKAQKRVSALQRKAANQRQDWVHKQAAEIVSCNSLVATEKLNLKGMTAKAKKGKRKRQKSGLNRSVLDVGMGMFRKALEYKLVEAGGIFVEVPTQKVKPSQTCPNCGHQEKKTLDRRVHRCSQCGCVEDRDVAAAKVMLNWALGLGTSLINAESLSSTTETRSKGSLRQLGAKKRQKPLAQRSG, from the coding sequence ATGCTAACACGCCGTATTACCTTTCGCCTCTATCCGAAACCTGCTCAAGAAGCCAAGCTTTTCGAGTGGAGACGGCTTCATGCATATCTGTATAACAGCGCGTTAGCAGACCGCAAAGACAGCTATCAAAAGCGTGGCGAGAAGGTTGATTATTTTGATCGGCAGAATCGTTTACCTGCATTTAAGGAAGTTTGGGCAGAGTACAAAGAACTTGGTTCTCATGCTCTACAGGCGACTTTAAAGCGGGTTGATTTCGCATTTCAGCGTTTCTTTGCGGGTTTAGGTGGCTACCCCCGATTCAAATCAATTCGCGACTATTCGGGTTGGACATATCCGTGTTCTTCGGGCTGGAAAGCGCACACGACAGGCAATAACGGCTATTTGGACTTGTCCAATTTAGGACAGATTCAGATGCGTGGAAAAGCGCGGACATGGGGAACGCCATCAACTTGTACGATTTTATATCGGCGTAGAAAGTGGTTTGCCTCCATCACCGTTCAGTGTGAGCCAGTTCGAGAAACGGGGATAGGTGCAATCGGCATTGATTTTGGGTGCCTGACTGCTGCTGCGATGAGTGACAGCACCATGATTGAGAACCCTCGATTCATGGCAAAGACCCAAACCAAGATCAAGATTGCATCCAAACAAAAACGGAGGAAACAATCTCCGAACTTTAAGAAAAAGGTTAAAGCGTCAAAACGCTGGAAGAAAGCGCAAAAACGCGTTTCAGCATTGCAGCGCAAAGCTGCAAATCAGAGACAAGATTGGGTACACAAACAGGCAGCAGAGATCGTGAGCTGTAATAGCCTCGTTGCCACCGAAAAACTCAATCTTAAAGGGATGACCGCTAAAGCTAAGAAGGGTAAGCGTAAACGCCAAAAATCGGGGTTAAATCGCTCTGTTTTGGATGTGGGAATGGGGATGTTTCGTAAAGCTTTGGAATACAAGCTTGTCGAAGCGGGCGGGATATTTGTCGAGGTTCCAACCCAAAAGGTTAAGCCGTCCCAAACTTGCCCAAATTGCGGTCATCAGGAAAAGAAAACACTGGATCGGCGCGTTCATCGTTGTTCTCAATGCGGCTGTGTTGAGGATCGAGATGTCGCGGCTGCGAAAGTTATGCTCAATTGGGCATTGGGGTTAGGAACTAGCCTCATAAACGCAGAGTCGCTAAGCTCTACCACAGAAACCCGTTCTAAGGGATCTCTGAGGCAACTTGGGGCGAAGAAGCGTCAGAAACCTCTAGCTCAGCGAAGCGGTTAG
- a CDS encoding ribbon-helix-helix domain-containing protein, with amino-acid sequence MKRSSLRLSDEEYAKVSEYAEKTEQSINDVIRQIIREWKPKS; translated from the coding sequence ATGAAGCGATCCTCTTTAAGGCTTTCTGATGAAGAATATGCAAAGGTTTCTGAGTACGCAGAGAAAACAGAACAGTCAATTAATGACGTAATCCGTCAAATCATTCGCGAGTGGAAGCCTAAATCCTGA
- the rimI gene encoding ribosomal protein S18-alanine N-acetyltransferase — protein MKVRLAAIDRELLPQIKSIDRTCLGDFWSMDAYEREIDSPNSALLALVTSENEVLGFGCLWAILEEAHITILAVRPEYHRQGFGKYLVWGLLEAAHTKGLEWATLEVRESNRAAINLYESFGFIHVGRRRNYYKVSNEDALILWLKGINLPEFPHMLQLWRQDIQVRLASKGWEV, from the coding sequence ATGAAAGTGCGGCTCGCAGCGATCGATCGGGAATTACTCCCCCAGATTAAAAGTATCGATCGCACCTGCTTGGGCGATTTTTGGAGTATGGATGCCTACGAGCGCGAGATAGACAGTCCCAACAGCGCTTTGCTAGCTCTAGTCACATCAGAAAATGAAGTCTTAGGGTTTGGTTGCCTGTGGGCAATTCTAGAAGAGGCGCATATTACAATCCTGGCGGTCAGGCCGGAGTATCACCGTCAGGGGTTTGGGAAGTACCTGGTTTGGGGATTACTAGAAGCAGCGCATACTAAAGGTTTAGAATGGGCGACTTTGGAGGTAAGAGAATCTAATCGCGCCGCCATTAATCTGTATGAGAGTTTTGGCTTCATCCATGTTGGTAGGAGGCGCAACTATTACAAAGTCAGTAATGAAGATGCCCTCATTCTCTGGCTCAAGGGAATTAATTTACCCGAATTTCCCCACATGCTCCAATTATGGCGGCAAGATATTCAGGTCAGGCTTGCCAGCAAAGGATGGGAAGTATAG
- a CDS encoding universal stress protein: MKLLVAIDGSEASHKALQKAIELAVPTQALVVLITVVEPVSDYFPKVMMPTGDWVGWQSVPNIELEKALMETGQTLLQKAESACQEAGLECQTSLKIGNPREVICSVVKDEAPDFLIMGSRGLGTVERLMLGSVSDYVVHHATQPVIVVR; the protein is encoded by the coding sequence ATGAAACTTCTGGTCGCAATAGATGGTTCTGAAGCCAGCCATAAAGCATTGCAAAAAGCAATAGAGTTGGCGGTGCCAACTCAAGCCCTTGTAGTATTAATCACTGTAGTAGAACCAGTGAGCGATTACTTCCCCAAAGTCATGATGCCAACTGGAGATTGGGTTGGCTGGCAAAGCGTACCGAATATAGAGTTAGAGAAAGCTTTGATGGAGACGGGACAAACTCTTCTACAGAAAGCAGAGTCTGCTTGTCAGGAAGCAGGCTTAGAGTGTCAAACCAGCCTGAAAATTGGAAATCCCAGAGAAGTTATTTGTTCTGTGGTTAAGGATGAAGCGCCTGACTTTCTGATTATGGGTTCGCGAGGTTTGGGTACGGTGGAGCGCCTCATGCTTGGCAGTGTCAGCGATTATGTAGTGCATCACGCTACCCAGCCCGTGATTGTAGTGCGCTAG
- a CDS encoding cysteine synthase A has translation MTTDICLGFSGAIGNTPLIKIESLSAATGCTILGKAEFLNPGGSVKDRAALFMVLQAEKDGAIAPEGTIVEGTAGNTGIGLALVANAKGYRCVIVMPNNQSQEKIDLLRTLGAEVELVPPVPFSNPGNFYHVARDRAEGLENAFWANQFENMANSDAHYHTTGPEIWHQSGMTLDGIIMSSGTGGTIGGVTAYLKEQNSQIATYLIDPTGSGLYSFLTTGEFKAEGSSITEGIGINRETANFHRARLDGAFQGSDREVIEMAHYLLKHDGLFVGSSAALNAVGAVRLARQLGPGKVIATILCDGGGRYQSRMFNPEWLAEKGLTPTAQDLEFLG, from the coding sequence ATGACAACTGATATTTGCCTTGGCTTTTCGGGCGCAATTGGTAATACGCCGCTAATTAAAATCGAGTCGCTATCTGCAGCTACCGGTTGCACTATTCTTGGTAAGGCGGAATTTCTCAATCCAGGTGGTAGCGTCAAAGACAGAGCGGCGCTATTTATGGTGTTGCAGGCGGAAAAGGACGGTGCGATCGCTCCCGAAGGCACAATTGTCGAAGGTACGGCAGGCAATACGGGAATTGGGTTGGCTCTGGTTGCTAATGCCAAGGGTTATCGCTGTGTCATCGTGATGCCCAACAATCAGTCACAGGAAAAAATCGACCTATTACGAACGCTGGGGGCAGAAGTAGAGTTAGTTCCGCCAGTACCTTTTTCAAATCCTGGAAATTTCTATCATGTCGCTCGCGATCGCGCTGAAGGCCTGGAGAATGCTTTTTGGGCGAACCAGTTTGAAAATATGGCTAACTCCGATGCCCACTACCACACTACCGGCCCTGAGATCTGGCATCAGTCCGGCATGACACTAGATGGAATTATCATGTCATCTGGCACGGGGGGCACAATTGGCGGTGTAACTGCTTATCTTAAAGAGCAAAACTCCCAAATAGCTACTTATTTGATCGATCCGACCGGCTCCGGTTTGTATAGCTTTTTGACTACAGGGGAGTTTAAAGCTGAGGGTAGCTCGATTACCGAGGGCATCGGCATTAACCGCGAGACGGCAAATTTTCACCGCGCCAGACTTGATGGGGCTTTTCAAGGCAGCGATCGCGAGGTAATTGAAATGGCGCATTACCTGCTCAAGCACGACGGCCTGTTTGTCGGTAGTTCTGCCGCCCTAAACGCAGTGGGGGCGGTACGCCTTGCCAGACAGTTAGGGCCGGGCAAAGTAATTGCCACAATTTTATGCGACGGTGGGGGCAGGTACCAAAGCCGCATGTTTAACCCCGAGTGGCTGGCGGAAAAAGGCTTAACTCCTACAGCCCAAGATCTGGAATTCCTAGGCTAA
- a CDS encoding Uma2 family endonuclease, whose protein sequence is MITLPSEQLHLPTAAELPDSDDTPVDNELQNDTPNILLEILRWIWRDRSDWYWGVDMGIYYEPNLEQPEQSKAIVPDGFLALGIKQRRPDEGGRSSYPLWQEKILPILVLEVGSKTYNGEYDGKVTDYTAFGILYYAIYNPFSGKGSHKERQFLQVYKLIDGKYELMPLVVLTEGGRMAWLSEIGLGIGYERGMRGDWQRDWLYWYDRSGVRYLTDAERADREKLAKEEAERAKAQAEAIAQQEKLAKEQAEAIAQQERQEKEKLAAYLRSIGINPDEI, encoded by the coding sequence ATGATTACTCTACCCTCTGAACAACTCCACTTGCCTACGGCAGCAGAACTGCCCGATTCCGATGACACTCCTGTGGATAACGAACTCCAGAACGATACTCCCAATATCTTGCTAGAGATATTGCGGTGGATTTGGCGCGATCGCTCCGATTGGTATTGGGGCGTGGATATGGGGATCTACTACGAACCCAACCTGGAGCAGCCAGAGCAATCTAAAGCGATTGTACCTGATGGCTTCCTAGCTTTAGGAATAAAGCAGCGCCGACCGGATGAAGGTGGACGTTCTAGCTATCCGCTGTGGCAGGAAAAGATTCTACCAATTTTAGTTTTAGAGGTAGGTTCTAAGACCTATAATGGGGAATACGATGGCAAAGTCACTGATTATACGGCATTTGGGATTTTGTATTATGCGATCTACAATCCATTCAGTGGCAAAGGCTCCCACAAAGAACGGCAATTTCTGCAAGTGTACAAACTGATCGATGGTAAGTATGAGTTGATGCCATTGGTAGTGCTAACAGAGGGAGGCCGGATGGCATGGCTGAGCGAGATTGGGTTGGGGATTGGCTACGAGCGAGGTATGCGAGGGGATTGGCAAAGGGATTGGCTGTATTGGTACGATCGCTCTGGGGTTAGATACCTGACTGATGCCGAACGCGCCGATCGGGAAAAACTAGCCAAAGAAGAAGCGGAACGGGCTAAAGCACAAGCGGAAGCGATCGCTCAACAAGAAAAACTGGCTAAAGAGCAAGCAGAAGCGATCGCTCAACAAGAACGTCAAGAGAAGGAAAAACTAGCAGCATATCTCAGATCCATTGGCATTAATCCTGATGAGATTTAA
- a CDS encoding cation:proton antiporter has product MQEDFRLIVDLVTVLAAASVGGLLAAGLRLPVILGYLCGGIIVGPSGLGLIKELIQVETLAQFGVAFLLFALGVEFSLAQLKKVQAISLGGGGLQILLTIALTAILSCTVGWVTTPIQGVFLGAILSLSSTAVVLRSLIEGNEIDSVHGQVTLGILIVQDLALGLMLAVLPALDSPPEVVGAAVLKALLVTALFAGGAIAAGIWLIPPLLRAVASTESRELFVLSVIVLCLGIALLTEHLGLSIEMGAFVAGLMISEVEYADQTLSYVEPLRDVFATLFFAAIGMLIDPVFLWQHLELILGLVALVMLGKFLIVVPLVQLFRYPLRVAIIAGLGLAQIGEFSFVLASEGQKLGLVSRQVYLLILGTTAVTLMITPFLLKATPLVFKLMETVPFLQNWLNQTDIPQEISDSAILCDHVIVCGYGRVGQNIVNLLQTRGYRLLVIEQSEAKLQILRDRKIPYLYGNCASPLVLEKAAVEKARSMVVVTGDAMSTRLCLQRAIAIAPELDIVARASKDADIDSLYQLGAREVVHPEFEASLELSTHLLLALGETSQAVQSEIMEVRRSRYADLRPDIACSLPQNGAVPNPALLPIIELEQDKAS; this is encoded by the coding sequence GTGCAAGAAGACTTTAGGTTAATTGTTGATTTGGTAACGGTTTTGGCAGCCGCCTCAGTGGGTGGGTTGCTGGCGGCGGGGTTGCGCCTGCCCGTAATCTTGGGTTATCTGTGCGGCGGCATTATTGTTGGCCCCTCCGGTTTGGGTTTAATCAAAGAATTAATTCAGGTGGAAACCCTCGCGCAGTTTGGCGTGGCATTTCTGCTATTTGCCTTGGGCGTTGAGTTCTCGCTGGCACAGCTTAAAAAAGTGCAGGCAATTAGCTTGGGTGGTGGTGGTTTGCAAATCCTCTTGACGATCGCTCTGACCGCCATCCTTTCATGTACGGTCGGGTGGGTTACTACTCCGATTCAAGGGGTATTTCTCGGTGCCATCCTCTCGCTATCTTCAACGGCAGTCGTCTTGCGCAGCCTGATTGAAGGCAATGAAATCGATTCCGTGCACGGTCAAGTGACGTTGGGAATTTTGATCGTACAGGATCTGGCGTTGGGTTTGATGCTGGCAGTGCTGCCTGCCCTGGATAGCCCGCCAGAGGTAGTAGGTGCTGCGGTGCTCAAAGCCTTACTGGTCACGGCTTTGTTTGCTGGTGGCGCGATCGCGGCTGGCATCTGGTTAATTCCGCCATTGCTGCGAGCGGTGGCGAGTACGGAAAGCCGCGAATTATTCGTGCTCAGCGTAATTGTTCTGTGCTTAGGAATTGCTCTGCTGACCGAACATCTGGGTTTGTCAATTGAAATGGGAGCGTTTGTGGCAGGCTTGATGATTTCGGAAGTAGAGTACGCCGATCAAACCCTGTCCTACGTGGAACCGCTGCGCGATGTATTTGCTACGTTATTTTTCGCAGCGATCGGGATGCTGATCGATCCGGTATTTTTGTGGCAGCATCTGGAATTAATCTTAGGTTTGGTGGCACTGGTCATGCTCGGCAAATTCCTAATTGTAGTGCCGCTGGTACAGCTATTTCGCTATCCACTGCGCGTTGCGATTATTGCTGGGTTGGGCTTAGCACAAATTGGGGAGTTTTCCTTTGTGCTCGCAAGCGAAGGACAGAAGCTAGGTTTGGTATCGCGTCAGGTGTATTTGCTAATTTTGGGGACGACAGCGGTAACGCTGATGATTACGCCCTTTTTACTGAAGGCTACACCCTTAGTATTCAAGCTCATGGAAACCGTTCCGTTTCTGCAAAATTGGTTGAATCAAACTGATATCCCTCAGGAGATTTCTGATTCTGCCATTCTGTGCGATCACGTGATTGTCTGTGGCTACGGGCGAGTCGGTCAAAACATCGTCAACCTCCTGCAAACCAGGGGCTATCGATTGTTGGTAATCGAGCAATCGGAAGCTAAATTACAGATACTGCGCGATCGCAAAATTCCCTATCTCTATGGTAACTGCGCCAGTCCCTTGGTATTGGAAAAAGCGGCGGTGGAAAAAGCTCGTTCTATGGTAGTCGTAACGGGTGATGCCATGAGTACGCGACTGTGTTTGCAGAGAGCCATTGCGATCGCTCCAGAGTTAGATATCGTCGCCCGCGCTTCTAAGGATGCGGATATCGACTCGCTTTATCAATTGGGGGCGCGTGAAGTCGTGCATCCGGAGTTTGAGGCCAGTTTAGAACTCTCTACCCACTTGTTACTTGCTTTAGGCGAGACATCTCAGGCAGTACAGTCAGAAATTATGGAAGTTCGCCGCAGCCGCTATGCCGATCTGCGCCCAGACATTGCCTGCAGCCTCCCGCAAAACGGCGCTGTGCCCAATCCAGCACTTTTGCCTATTATCGAACTAGAACAAGATAAAGCATCGTAG
- a CDS encoding serine/threonine-protein kinase, whose protein sequence is MHTPLLMQGQLLDDRYLVIQSLESGRYSQTYIAKDVTQPDSPQCKISCFRPVSADYVSLEVAREIFQREVQKLHHLGTQCDRVPYVLSAFEYKKNFYLVEEIIEGRSLADELKVGRLLSETEAIAMATDVLETLAVVHEEGLIHGDINPANLVASISDRANDTPEVIPIDFAGLRRICNPLLPLQPVPLLGTPSYMPIEQTQGSPQPSYDLYALGLTTIQALTGQHPSQMEIDFATGAIAWPSHVTVSSKLADILERMVHLLPEERYQSATEVLADLKSLQPSGAMQLAASVLDRMKKKSLIAVISSIAVVVTAGSFFYLGKHVSRVSSGQSNLTSNPTTVANDSSSTTENRNPDATKQQVSKVLDRQTNKQDRRSLLYSRGIEHSKGTEPKLKSFVRSPSPIPVPTTPSTPSTPSSSTDTTDSSDRANVSPPPVPSKLAVLPALSPRYTLMGHTGSVVAIDFFANGHSFVSGSDDKTLRLWDTRARRALTVMSNHSGYVSSITAVATSPDGHTFASGSLDNTVKIWNFRSGKPAQLLVGHTNRIMSVAFDPSGQYLVSGSGDRTVKLWDLSRGKSVLTLRGHTDVVTTVAVSPDGKLIASAGEDRTIVLWDAIKGTRVRTLRGHQGTVKALAFSSDGRILASGSDDKTVRLWDVASGKLVRTFSGHAQSVTSLAFRADGQLLASGSTDKQIGLWDIKTGAVRILTGHSEAVLAVAFSDKDNTLISGSADKTIIVWK, encoded by the coding sequence ATGCACACACCACTACTCATGCAAGGTCAGTTACTAGACGATCGCTATTTAGTGATCCAATCTTTGGAGTCTGGTAGATATAGCCAGACCTACATTGCCAAAGATGTAACCCAACCTGACAGCCCTCAATGCAAAATCTCCTGCTTTCGCCCCGTTAGTGCTGACTATGTCAGCCTGGAAGTAGCACGTGAAATCTTTCAGCGCGAAGTACAAAAACTGCATCATTTAGGTACTCAATGCGATCGCGTACCCTACGTCTTATCTGCTTTTGAATATAAAAAAAATTTTTACTTAGTTGAAGAAATCATCGAGGGACGTTCCCTAGCTGATGAGTTAAAGGTCGGCAGGTTGTTGAGCGAGACCGAAGCGATCGCCATGGCGACGGACGTACTGGAAACATTGGCAGTCGTACATGAGGAGGGATTAATCCACGGTGATATCAACCCCGCTAATTTAGTCGCCTCCATTAGCGATCGTGCAAACGACACTCCTGAGGTCATTCCGATCGACTTTGCCGGGCTGCGGAGAATTTGCAATCCGCTTCTACCCCTACAGCCCGTGCCGTTGTTGGGAACGCCTAGCTATATGCCAATCGAACAAACACAAGGTTCCCCACAACCAAGTTACGATCTCTACGCGCTCGGGCTTACGACTATTCAAGCACTCACCGGGCAACACCCCAGCCAAATGGAGATCGATTTTGCCACGGGCGCGATCGCCTGGCCATCTCACGTCACGGTCAGTAGCAAACTAGCGGATATCCTGGAACGCATGGTTCACCTTCTGCCCGAGGAGCGCTATCAGTCGGCAACTGAAGTATTGGCTGATTTGAAGAGTTTACAGCCATCAGGCGCGATGCAATTAGCTGCGAGCGTTCTAGACCGCATGAAGAAGAAATCGCTAATCGCAGTTATCAGTTCGATTGCGGTTGTCGTAACGGCTGGCTCCTTCTTTTATCTTGGGAAACATGTATCTCGGGTATCATCGGGACAATCTAATCTCACTTCCAATCCCACTACTGTTGCGAACGATTCGTCTAGCACCACAGAGAATCGCAATCCCGATGCCACAAAACAGCAAGTTAGTAAAGTATTAGATCGACAGACCAATAAACAAGATCGGCGATCGCTGCTCTACAGTAGGGGCATAGAGCATTCCAAAGGTACTGAGCCTAAGCTCAAGTCGTTCGTGCGCAGTCCTTCACCTATACCAGTGCCTACGACTCCATCAACTCCATCAACTCCATCATCATCAACCGATACAACTGATAGTAGCGATCGGGCAAATGTCTCACCTCCCCCAGTCCCTAGCAAACTAGCTGTATTGCCCGCGCTCAGTCCTCGCTATACCCTAATGGGACATACAGGTTCTGTTGTAGCGATCGACTTTTTTGCCAACGGACACAGCTTTGTGAGTGGTAGTGATGATAAAACCCTGAGATTGTGGGATACAAGAGCGCGCCGTGCGCTTACAGTGATGTCCAATCATTCGGGCTATGTATCTAGCATTACCGCTGTTGCCACCAGTCCTGACGGTCATACATTTGCAAGCGGGAGTCTAGATAATACGGTAAAAATATGGAACTTTAGAAGCGGCAAACCCGCGCAGTTGCTCGTTGGTCATACCAATCGAATCATGTCTGTAGCATTCGATCCCAGCGGTCAATATTTGGTGAGCGGCAGTGGCGATCGCACCGTGAAATTGTGGGATCTATCGCGCGGTAAATCTGTCCTGACTCTAAGAGGACATACGGATGTCGTTACAACCGTAGCGGTTAGTCCAGATGGGAAATTGATTGCCAGTGCAGGAGAAGATCGCACGATCGTCCTGTGGGACGCGATTAAAGGGACAAGGGTTCGCACTTTAAGAGGTCATCAAGGCACAGTCAAAGCCCTGGCTTTTAGCTCAGATGGGAGAATTCTGGCCAGTGGTAGCGATGATAAGACAGTAAGGCTATGGGATGTCGCTTCTGGGAAATTAGTTCGCACGTTCAGCGGTCACGCTCAGTCAGTCACATCTCTAGCTTTTAGAGCAGATGGTCAACTGCTTGCCAGCGGAAGCACTGATAAGCAGATCGGGCTGTGGGATATCAAAACTGGTGCCGTACGAATTCTAACTGGACATTCTGAAGCAGTTCTAGCAGTTGCTTTCAGCGACAAAGATAATACTTTGATCAGCGGTAGTGCCGATAAGACAATTATTGTGTGGAAATAA
- a CDS encoding response regulator transcription factor, with translation MVRVLIATENLVMRAGLESLLKSNSELEVMSVNTNTGLLKTQVQAQRPDVVLMEWNGEEEPLAMAIADLSPIGQNHQEATTGAPAFIALTDSPEPESVVEALKAGVHAILPRSANVDEIVAAVLAAAAGLIVLTNDTLEMLIGNAPNHNRELAPLPPQALTAREIEVLDLLAEGQGNKAIAKRLAISEHTVKFHISSIFSKLNAQSRTEAVTLGARLGLILL, from the coding sequence ATGGTTCGCGTCTTGATTGCCACTGAGAATTTAGTGATGCGGGCAGGGTTGGAATCGTTACTCAAATCCAACTCTGAACTTGAAGTCATGAGTGTAAATACAAATACGGGTCTCCTTAAAACGCAAGTTCAAGCACAGCGACCCGATGTAGTGTTAATGGAGTGGAATGGGGAAGAAGAACCATTAGCAATGGCGATCGCCGATCTGTCGCCAATCGGGCAAAACCACCAGGAGGCTACTACAGGTGCGCCAGCATTTATTGCACTTACCGATAGTCCTGAGCCAGAAAGCGTAGTAGAAGCACTGAAAGCTGGCGTACATGCTATCTTACCAAGATCGGCAAATGTGGATGAGATTGTGGCTGCAGTTCTGGCAGCAGCAGCAGGTTTGATCGTACTGACTAACGATACCCTAGAGATGTTGATCGGTAACGCTCCCAATCATAATCGCGAACTTGCTCCACTCCCACCCCAAGCATTGACGGCAAGGGAGATTGAAGTACTCGATCTGTTGGCTGAGGGGCAGGGCAACAAGGCGATCGCCAAGCGTTTAGCGATCTCCGAACATACTGTAAAATTTCATATCTCATCTATTTTCTCTAAACTCAACGCTCAAAGCCGCACTGAAGCAGTCACGCTTGGGGCAAGGCTAGGATTAATTTTATTGTGA